Proteins encoded by one window of Chondromyces crocatus:
- a CDS encoding C1 family peptidase translates to MRESERFSDRFGAWIDARADVLDFRDSLYRPTMAEVPPRIPLEEFQKHEIPVLDQGRANGCTGFATATMAHYLLRKRQIDPDSALVSQNMLYTMARKYDEYPGEDDAKGSSLRGAMKGWQKHGVCSGERWPWDPNDLYGALTQERSEDAALRPLGLYQRVNHKDIPLMHNALAEVGVIVASALIPLGGWYYGTREDGVLAPVDRSNPFIAPWGGHAFAIVGYDSEGFWLQNSWGPEWGKDGFARISYDDWLSFGMDAWVGRLGAPMRLNSARERRGVSYAGRTFADLRPHLVSIDDHGQLQRRGAYGTTSEDVRVIIEEDFPSITRDWKKKRLLLIAGGGLRRQLEVVDRMSRLRPKLLQQEIYPLEFLWETDHYARLVEIAHRAAEGRRQDGYDPREFSFMIDRRDDALEPMVRRMGGKAEWDRMKLAAGDAVMDADAGGVREAIGRIAELMIKDPSIELHLVGHSAGVFLLAPLVQLITADRGKKIEGGPMRGQMGLGLPVESAALLAPACPIEAFRDTFMPAIKAGQVRRFTLFTLTDEAELQDHVESYGRSLLYLVSNALERRPRVPGGTGVSLLGMEQSLLDPESGDVLGLLSITRDPQPSSPEVIVQPSPSLTLSQTLISAGSSARAFRAAVNEGGFVEPPTMLSVGSLRSPRQKQMGFPRAEWIRGPNTWPAPYGSEARRHEDFETDATTWRSISARILNKASADEPPASSTRESW, encoded by the coding sequence ATGAGGGAATCCGAACGCTTCTCCGATCGCTTCGGCGCGTGGATCGACGCCCGCGCCGACGTCCTCGACTTCCGTGACAGCCTGTACCGCCCGACGATGGCGGAGGTGCCGCCACGCATCCCCCTGGAGGAGTTCCAGAAGCACGAGATCCCGGTGCTCGATCAGGGCCGGGCGAACGGCTGCACGGGGTTCGCGACGGCGACGATGGCGCACTACCTGCTGCGCAAGCGGCAGATCGATCCAGACAGCGCGCTGGTCAGCCAGAACATGCTGTACACGATGGCGCGGAAGTACGACGAGTACCCGGGCGAGGACGACGCGAAGGGCTCGAGCCTGCGCGGGGCGATGAAGGGGTGGCAGAAGCACGGGGTCTGCTCGGGTGAGCGGTGGCCCTGGGACCCGAACGATCTCTACGGGGCGCTGACGCAGGAGCGCTCCGAGGACGCGGCGCTGCGCCCGCTGGGGCTGTACCAGCGCGTGAACCACAAGGACATCCCGCTGATGCACAACGCTCTCGCCGAGGTCGGAGTGATCGTGGCGTCGGCGCTGATCCCGCTCGGGGGCTGGTACTACGGGACGCGCGAGGACGGGGTGCTCGCGCCGGTGGATCGGTCGAACCCGTTCATCGCGCCATGGGGTGGGCATGCGTTCGCGATCGTGGGGTACGACAGCGAGGGGTTCTGGCTGCAAAACTCGTGGGGCCCGGAGTGGGGGAAGGACGGGTTCGCGCGGATCAGCTACGACGACTGGCTGAGCTTCGGCATGGACGCCTGGGTGGGCCGGCTCGGGGCGCCCATGCGGCTGAACAGCGCGCGCGAGCGGCGGGGGGTCTCGTACGCCGGTCGGACGTTCGCAGACCTGCGACCCCACCTGGTGAGCATCGATGATCACGGGCAGCTCCAGCGGCGCGGCGCCTACGGGACCACGTCCGAGGATGTCCGGGTGATCATCGAGGAGGACTTCCCGAGCATCACGCGCGACTGGAAGAAGAAGCGGCTGCTCCTGATCGCAGGCGGAGGGCTGCGGAGGCAGCTCGAGGTCGTCGACCGGATGTCGCGCCTGCGGCCGAAGCTGCTGCAGCAGGAGATCTACCCGCTCGAGTTCCTGTGGGAGACCGACCATTACGCGCGGCTCGTGGAGATCGCGCACCGCGCAGCCGAAGGCAGGCGGCAGGACGGCTACGATCCCAGGGAGTTCAGCTTCATGATCGATCGGCGCGACGACGCGCTGGAGCCGATGGTGCGGCGGATGGGCGGAAAGGCCGAGTGGGATCGGATGAAGCTCGCCGCCGGGGATGCGGTGATGGACGCCGACGCCGGCGGGGTGCGCGAGGCGATCGGGCGGATCGCCGAGCTGATGATCAAGGACCCGAGCATCGAGCTGCACCTCGTGGGGCACTCGGCGGGAGTGTTCTTGCTTGCGCCGCTGGTGCAGCTCATCACCGCCGACCGGGGCAAGAAGATCGAGGGGGGGCCGATGCGCGGACAGATGGGGCTGGGGCTGCCCGTGGAGTCGGCGGCACTGCTGGCGCCTGCGTGCCCGATCGAAGCCTTCCGGGACACGTTCATGCCGGCAATCAAGGCGGGGCAGGTGCGAAGGTTCACGCTGTTCACGCTGACCGACGAGGCGGAGCTTCAGGACCACGTGGAGTCCTACGGGCGCTCGCTGCTCTACCTGGTGTCCAACGCGCTGGAGCGCCGGCCTCGGGTACCTGGCGGGACGGGGGTGAGCCTGCTGGGGATGGAGCAGTCGTTGCTCGATCCGGAGAGCGGTGACGTGCTGGGGTTGCTGTCTATCACGCGGGATCCGCAGCCATCTTCGCCCGAGGTGATCGTGCAGCCCTCGCCTTCGCTCACCCTGAGCCAGACGTTGATCAGCGCCGGGAGCAGCGCCAGGGCGTTCCGCGCGGCGGTCAACGAGGGCGGCTTCGTCGAGCCACCGACGATGCTCAGCGTCGGCTCCCTGCGCTCGCCGCGACAGAAGCAGATGGGCTTCCCGAGGGCGGAGTGGATCCGGGGGCCAAACACATGGCCGGCGCCCTACGGCTCGGAGGCGCGGAGGCACGAGGATTTCGAGACCGACGCGACGACATGGCGCTCCATCAGCGCGCGGATCCTGAACAAGGCCTCGGCCGACGAGCCCCCGGCGTCGTCGACCCGGGAGTCGTGGTGA
- a CDS encoding radical SAM protein — translation MEASERPRAKALQLAPPLPSVREEHAPIPRAEAWWAESLLVTFAFRCNLACTFCMVEDALDVYAGTSLEEMRRATRDPTVLRGAKRIIFSGGEVTLAKDLLAYVEAARQLPGIEHVRLQTNGVRLVDKAYLRALLDAGVDELFISLHAPDAETCDAVTQRRGSFRRILAGIEAVAESGAALFTNTAIVKANFEVLPEIVSLVAPFGPRSMEFWNYWPRGDEEGARGMNARVSEVREPLLEALGRCVMRGIPPVVKWFPRCLLGEFAACHDDGQPPSLIEDRYWEREPSYGCIYEGVCQEAPARPGGSTAGACVGLSDSYVFEHGWEEQVLAPRRGVRGPGRDDGEKVVRGDAAFADAAGVGRSLTADAGPRRSEQAVLAEFLKPLDLHVGMRFGGSWALQEVGRARGAEGALVTLTFTPSAPGGRVIVRLHGRDPARRCAVRTKSFDVSYRVEGAVRAEEAAGMLRLLFEQLDGRDPGGLRLP, via the coding sequence ATGGAAGCTTCTGAGCGTCCCCGGGCGAAGGCGCTTCAGCTCGCGCCGCCCCTTCCCTCGGTCCGTGAGGAGCACGCGCCGATCCCGCGGGCAGAGGCGTGGTGGGCGGAGAGCCTGCTGGTGACGTTCGCCTTCCGCTGCAACCTGGCTTGCACGTTCTGCATGGTCGAGGACGCGCTCGACGTGTACGCGGGGACGTCGCTGGAGGAGATGCGGCGCGCGACGAGAGATCCGACCGTTTTGCGGGGAGCGAAGCGGATCATCTTCAGCGGCGGAGAGGTGACGCTGGCGAAGGATCTGCTGGCCTACGTGGAGGCGGCGCGACAGCTGCCAGGGATCGAGCACGTGCGGCTGCAGACGAATGGGGTGCGGCTCGTCGACAAGGCGTATCTGAGAGCGCTGCTCGATGCAGGCGTGGACGAGCTGTTCATCTCGCTGCACGCACCGGACGCGGAGACGTGTGATGCCGTCACGCAGCGACGAGGATCGTTCAGGCGGATCCTGGCAGGCATCGAGGCGGTGGCCGAGAGCGGGGCCGCGCTGTTCACGAACACGGCGATCGTGAAGGCCAATTTCGAGGTACTCCCGGAGATCGTGTCGCTGGTGGCGCCGTTCGGTCCGCGATCGATGGAGTTCTGGAACTACTGGCCGAGAGGGGACGAGGAAGGCGCACGGGGGATGAACGCGCGGGTGAGCGAGGTGCGAGAGCCGCTGCTGGAGGCACTCGGGCGCTGCGTCATGCGGGGGATCCCGCCCGTGGTGAAGTGGTTTCCGCGATGCCTTCTGGGAGAGTTCGCGGCCTGTCACGATGACGGGCAGCCGCCGTCGCTGATCGAGGATCGGTACTGGGAGCGGGAGCCCAGCTATGGGTGCATCTATGAGGGGGTCTGCCAGGAGGCGCCCGCACGACCCGGTGGCTCGACGGCAGGAGCGTGCGTTGGGCTGAGCGACTCGTACGTGTTCGAGCACGGCTGGGAGGAGCAGGTGCTCGCGCCGCGCAGGGGCGTGAGAGGTCCTGGTCGAGACGATGGAGAGAAGGTGGTCAGGGGAGATGCCGCTTTCGCAGATGCGGCGGGGGTCGGGCGTTCACTCACCGCAGACGCCGGGCCGCGACGGAGCGAGCAGGCGGTGCTCGCAGAGTTCCTGAAGCCACTGGACCTTCACGTGGGGATGAGGTTCGGAGGGAGCTGGGCACTGCAGGAGGTCGGGCGCGCGCGTGGAGCCGAGGGCGCTCTGGTGACGCTGACGTTCACGCCGTCGGCCCCCGGTGGGCGCGTCATCGTGCGCCTCCACGGGCGGGATCCTGCCAGGCGATGCGCGGTGCGGACGAAGAGCTTCGACGTGAGCTACCGGGTGGAGGGCGCGGTGCGGGCGGAGGAAGCCGCGGGAATGCTGCGGTTGTTGTTCGAGCAACTCGATGGCCGTGATCCTGGTGGGCTGCGGTTGCCGTGA
- a CDS encoding NUDIX hydrolase encodes MTTSPYAPGVPRLAIGAVVLDQSNPGGPRVVLVRRARPPLAGCWSLPGGSVEPGERLVDAVAREVSEETGLSVQVGALVEIIEILEPPYHYVILDYACVPLSGTLRAGDDASEVALVPLDTLAAYSITDDVVRVIRRAVGLPV; translated from the coding sequence ATGACCACATCGCCGTATGCCCCTGGCGTTCCACGCCTCGCCATCGGGGCCGTGGTGCTCGACCAGAGCAACCCTGGCGGGCCTCGCGTCGTGCTCGTACGTCGCGCGCGACCTCCTCTCGCTGGATGCTGGTCCTTGCCTGGCGGGAGCGTGGAACCTGGAGAACGGCTCGTCGATGCCGTGGCCCGTGAAGTCTCCGAAGAGACGGGGCTCTCCGTTCAGGTGGGGGCCCTGGTGGAGATCATCGAGATCCTGGAACCGCCGTACCACTACGTCATCCTCGACTATGCCTGCGTGCCACTCTCGGGCACATTGCGCGCAGGTGACGACGCCTCCGAGGTCGCCCTGGTACCCCTCGACACACTCGCTGCATACTCCATCACGGACGATGTCGTGCGCGTGATCCGGAGAGCGGTGGGGCTGCCGGTCTAG
- a CDS encoding transglutaminase domain-containing protein: protein MTHRIPFSSRGPAGRAQRSSTGAAARWRAHGGLAFALVLAVAPLADAQSSLLHEHFEPDPEEDLRLATTILDGEIPAYLQTPSGMATAPDPRNPPPTRQQIYNNTAGDSSIDSTYEPDRDTRRPNVENYDDPFSPATAPFKRLSAYDAVHPNYTLFVDKKELQLVRVGGALTPGDEPFYGDIGVDLVPNEPVRIPTVGPGSRILRMHVTPPADVTILRDGAENWFVRGTTQARVRLVMQLAIPRATFGSDFADVDWSTLDKHPRQRLPASAAFDEVARAIGISRAIRPQVAVRKMVEYFRDFAPSDDPPRERGDIYLDLALSKKGVCRHRAFAFLVTALHLGVPARMVVNEAHAWIEVFDGTLWHRIDLGGAALNMDQNLDANRPPYVPPPDPYTWPEARDSGQDLAERSRAEQQARSPSGPGGSGNGASSTSAPTPTAPLSATPPTSTLQETTGSRTKVVITSIDKDIQRGLPLHLQGQTTGDAGPCARVRIDVILRSDATPQGTVIGSLSTDERGHYEGAVVVPRDFPVGDHDLIVVTPGDARCAPGRSDTPH from the coding sequence ATGACCCACCGCATCCCGTTCTCTTCCCGAGGTCCCGCCGGCCGCGCCCAGAGGAGTTCCACGGGCGCCGCTGCCCGCTGGCGAGCCCACGGAGGGCTGGCCTTCGCCTTGGTCCTCGCCGTCGCGCCTCTCGCGGATGCGCAGAGTTCCCTTCTGCACGAGCATTTCGAGCCCGATCCGGAAGAAGATCTGAGGCTCGCGACCACGATCCTGGACGGAGAGATCCCGGCTTACCTCCAGACCCCCAGCGGGATGGCCACAGCGCCGGATCCGCGTAACCCACCGCCCACGCGCCAGCAGATCTACAACAACACTGCTGGGGACTCGTCCATCGACTCCACGTACGAGCCAGACAGGGACACGCGCCGACCGAACGTCGAGAACTACGACGACCCCTTCTCTCCGGCGACTGCACCCTTCAAGCGTCTCAGCGCGTACGACGCCGTCCACCCCAACTACACCCTGTTCGTCGACAAGAAGGAACTTCAGCTCGTCCGGGTCGGCGGCGCCCTCACCCCGGGTGACGAGCCCTTCTATGGCGACATCGGCGTCGACCTCGTTCCCAACGAGCCCGTTCGCATCCCGACCGTTGGACCTGGTTCCCGCATCCTGCGCATGCACGTGACGCCTCCAGCGGACGTCACGATCCTTCGTGACGGCGCCGAGAACTGGTTCGTCCGTGGAACGACCCAGGCGCGGGTGAGGCTGGTCATGCAGCTCGCCATCCCTCGCGCCACCTTCGGCAGCGACTTCGCCGACGTGGACTGGTCGACGCTCGACAAGCACCCCCGCCAGCGCCTCCCCGCCTCCGCCGCGTTCGACGAGGTCGCGCGCGCCATCGGGATTTCTCGCGCCATCCGGCCACAGGTCGCCGTGCGAAAGATGGTCGAGTACTTCCGCGATTTCGCTCCGTCGGACGATCCTCCCCGCGAGCGAGGGGACATCTACCTCGACCTCGCCCTCTCCAAGAAGGGTGTCTGCCGTCACCGCGCCTTCGCTTTTCTGGTGACGGCGCTGCACCTGGGGGTCCCTGCGCGCATGGTCGTCAACGAGGCCCACGCCTGGATCGAGGTTTTCGACGGCACCTTGTGGCACCGCATCGACCTCGGGGGCGCTGCGCTCAACATGGATCAAAACCTCGACGCCAACCGTCCCCCCTACGTGCCGCCGCCTGATCCTTACACCTGGCCCGAGGCACGCGACTCCGGTCAAGACCTCGCCGAACGGTCCAGGGCGGAGCAGCAGGCGCGTTCTCCGTCGGGTCCAGGGGGCTCTGGCAACGGCGCCAGCAGCACGTCGGCCCCGACACCGACGGCGCCCCTCTCGGCGACGCCTCCGACGAGCACACTCCAGGAAACGACCGGATCGAGGACCAAGGTCGTCATCACCTCGATCGACAAGGACATCCAGCGCGGCCTCCCGCTCCACCTCCAAGGCCAGACCACCGGCGACGCTGGTCCCTGCGCTCGTGTCCGCATCGACGTCATCCTGCGCAGCGACGCCACGCCTCAGGGCACCGTCATTGGCTCCCTGTCCACCGATGAGCGCGGCCACTATGAAGGCGCCGTCGTCGTCCCCCGTGACTTTCCGGTCGGCGATCACGATCTCATCGTCGTCACTCCAGGCGACGCGCGCTGTGCGCCTGGCCGCTCCGACACGCCGCACTGA
- a CDS encoding polynucleotide adenylyltransferase PcnB, with the protein MGRPTPIPVKNDPSAVSDDVLTSTSTVAARAPRSSDPPLDDFPDASTQTAGFEDDEQLAAVEDELEFEPDDFDDFSASGSEPLLDPDPDLEAEHVAFADEPDASAPPPRPLDPESLAAVKNPFQVELVSETIPEPRRYHVVFDDVRLDPDVQKVVRRLTRHRHEAYLVGGCVRDLLLDRRPKDFDVATSARPEEVRDLFRNSRIIGRRFRLVHVLFGGGKVIEVATFRRNPKEEGEEASELLIRNDNVFGAAHEDALRRDFRINALFYDLEARQVLDWMGGMEDLRRQVVHTIGDPETRFREDPIRILRALKFAGRLGFGITPDVYDAIVFCRDVLALAARPRLSEEILRLMRGGQARRTIYLAWETGVLDVLLPEVSALIYDDRGDDGPGQRLWRLLDFADRRTAEGRPLDDTVLWTLLLLEPMKEVCEGARDRAGAVADFLEPLIERLAISRRYADGMRRIVAVLPRLVSGRAGRFARTEIFQSSVEVAAADLAARGLSTEPVDRFRAAPAPRRYRSEGPFGR; encoded by the coding sequence ATGGGTCGTCCGACCCCCATCCCTGTAAAAAATGACCCTTCTGCGGTAAGTGACGACGTCCTTACCAGTACATCGACGGTTGCAGCTCGGGCACCTCGCTCGTCAGATCCTCCCCTCGATGATTTTCCGGACGCCTCGACCCAGACCGCTGGGTTCGAGGACGACGAGCAACTCGCGGCCGTCGAGGATGAGCTGGAGTTCGAGCCCGACGACTTCGATGATTTCTCGGCGTCGGGGAGCGAGCCTCTGCTCGACCCAGATCCCGACCTCGAGGCCGAACATGTCGCCTTCGCAGACGAGCCGGATGCTTCGGCACCTCCCCCTCGTCCGCTGGATCCGGAGTCTCTGGCGGCGGTCAAGAATCCTTTCCAGGTCGAGCTCGTCTCCGAGACGATCCCGGAGCCCCGTCGCTACCACGTCGTTTTCGACGACGTTCGACTCGATCCTGACGTCCAGAAGGTCGTTCGACGCCTGACGCGTCACCGTCACGAGGCCTACCTCGTCGGCGGCTGTGTCCGAGATCTCCTTCTCGACCGGCGACCCAAGGATTTCGACGTCGCCACCAGCGCTCGCCCCGAGGAAGTGCGCGATCTTTTCCGCAACTCGCGGATCATCGGGCGCCGCTTCCGGCTCGTGCACGTCCTCTTCGGGGGCGGCAAGGTCATCGAGGTCGCCACCTTCCGGAGGAATCCCAAGGAGGAAGGTGAAGAAGCCTCGGAGCTGCTCATCCGGAACGACAACGTTTTCGGCGCGGCTCATGAAGATGCCTTGCGACGCGACTTCCGGATCAACGCGCTCTTCTACGATCTGGAAGCGCGGCAGGTCCTCGACTGGATGGGCGGCATGGAGGACCTGCGTCGTCAGGTCGTCCATACCATCGGCGACCCGGAGACCCGCTTTCGCGAGGATCCGATCCGCATCCTTCGCGCCCTCAAGTTCGCCGGTCGGCTGGGCTTCGGCATCACCCCTGACGTCTACGATGCCATCGTCTTCTGCCGCGATGTGCTGGCCCTCGCGGCGCGGCCTCGCCTGTCGGAAGAGATCCTGCGCCTCATGCGCGGGGGGCAGGCGCGCCGCACCATCTACCTGGCCTGGGAGACGGGGGTCCTCGACGTGCTCCTCCCCGAGGTCAGCGCACTCATCTACGACGATCGAGGCGACGACGGCCCTGGGCAGCGGCTGTGGCGGCTCCTCGATTTCGCCGACCGCAGGACGGCCGAGGGACGGCCGCTCGATGACACCGTCCTCTGGACCTTGCTGCTTCTGGAGCCGATGAAGGAGGTCTGTGAAGGCGCCCGCGACCGCGCTGGAGCCGTGGCCGACTTCCTCGAGCCACTGATCGAGCGCCTCGCGATTTCCAGACGGTACGCCGATGGAATGCGCCGTATCGTGGCCGTGCTGCCTCGGCTGGTGAGCGGCCGTGCTGGTCGTTTTGCTCGGACCGAGATCTTCCAGTCCTCCGTCGAGGTGGCGGCGGCGGATCTCGCCGCTCGGGGCCTGTCCACCGAGCCTGTCGATCGCTTCCGTGCCGCGCCTGCCCCTCGCCGTTACCGTTCCGAGGGGCCTTTCGGCCGGTAG
- a CDS encoding serine/threonine-protein kinase: MPWPRASADALVGRVLCGTYRVVQLLGSGGVGNVYLAERMGRHPHERLALKVLRAEHTGSPAIVARFEREAEAAARLRHPHVLRVDRLERDGAVLCFAMELLLGLDLADTLTSARALQPARAVRIALEAAGGLGAAHLEGVIHRDVKPENLFLVHAPDGRELVKVLDFGLSLLRNQPSASQAAGRHLKPGAEACSNPPVGTPEYVAPEIVRGGQPSPASDVYALGIVLYEMLAGRAPFVGPTHAILEQHQREPLPPLHRFHPGLLVSRDLDAVVKKALVKDPRARFATMTELSANLLDTPEAREELARVNKPEPTPPARRSSPLGSVIDEPTSPPAATTASSEGSIRVAK, from the coding sequence ATGCCTTGGCCTCGTGCCTCCGCTGATGCGCTCGTCGGCAGGGTTCTTTGTGGCACCTACCGCGTCGTCCAGCTCCTTGGCAGCGGGGGGGTTGGGAACGTCTATCTCGCAGAGCGGATGGGGAGGCATCCCCATGAGCGACTCGCCCTGAAGGTGCTGCGCGCCGAGCATACGGGGTCGCCTGCCATCGTCGCCCGCTTCGAGCGTGAGGCCGAGGCGGCGGCTCGCCTACGGCACCCTCACGTCCTGCGCGTGGACCGCCTGGAACGAGATGGGGCCGTCCTTTGCTTTGCGATGGAGCTCCTCCTCGGGCTGGACCTTGCCGACACCCTGACGTCGGCGCGAGCACTTCAACCGGCTCGTGCCGTTCGCATCGCGCTGGAGGCTGCGGGAGGGCTCGGGGCAGCGCACCTCGAGGGGGTCATCCACCGCGACGTGAAGCCGGAGAACCTGTTCCTGGTGCATGCTCCCGATGGCCGAGAGCTGGTCAAGGTGCTCGACTTCGGCCTCTCTTTGCTGAGAAACCAGCCGAGCGCATCGCAGGCCGCTGGGCGCCATCTGAAGCCGGGGGCTGAGGCCTGTTCGAACCCGCCCGTGGGGACGCCCGAATACGTCGCTCCCGAGATCGTGCGCGGTGGCCAGCCTTCTCCCGCCTCCGACGTGTACGCGCTCGGGATCGTTCTTTATGAGATGCTCGCTGGCCGCGCCCCTTTTGTCGGTCCTACGCACGCCATCCTGGAGCAACACCAGCGGGAACCACTGCCTCCCTTGCACCGCTTTCACCCGGGCCTTCTCGTCTCGCGGGATCTGGATGCAGTCGTCAAGAAAGCTCTGGTCAAAGATCCGCGTGCTCGCTTTGCCACCATGACGGAGCTGAGCGCCAATCTTCTGGATACGCCGGAGGCCCGTGAAGAACTCGCCCGGGTGAACAAACCCGAACCGACGCCTCCGGCCAGGAGAAGCTCCCCCCTGGGAAGCGTGATCGATGAGCCCACGTCTCCCCCCGCGGCCACGACTGCCTCGTCAGAGGGCTCCATCCGGGTCGCAAAATGA
- a CDS encoding site-2 protease family protein gives MSGWSFAVPLLAILLVHEFGHYFAARAHGVEASLPYFIPLPVVGLLGTMGAVIAMPDRIKSRNALLDIGAAGPLAGMAVAIPVLVVGLLQSNIEPVTGPGALEGQSLLYLALKRALLGPIPPGHDVFLSPTAFAGWAGLLITMINLLPVGQLDGGHIAYALFGPRQNRLSRVVHPLLLGVVAYNLVKFLPPALSAGTREALWQAIGNSSFWLVWFLLVLMLQRLGGGDHPPTDPGELSPTRRLVAVVSLGLFVVLFMPTPWSTY, from the coding sequence ATGAGTGGATGGTCCTTCGCCGTTCCGCTGCTCGCCATCCTGCTCGTCCACGAGTTCGGCCACTACTTCGCAGCGCGCGCCCATGGTGTGGAGGCCTCACTTCCCTACTTCATCCCCCTCCCCGTCGTCGGTCTGCTCGGCACGATGGGCGCCGTCATCGCGATGCCCGACCGGATCAAATCACGCAATGCACTCCTCGATATCGGCGCCGCAGGTCCTCTCGCAGGCATGGCGGTCGCGATCCCGGTGCTGGTGGTCGGTCTGCTCCAGTCGAACATCGAGCCGGTGACCGGGCCAGGTGCGCTGGAAGGTCAGAGCCTGCTCTATCTGGCGCTGAAGCGCGCGCTGCTGGGGCCGATCCCGCCAGGCCACGATGTCTTCCTGAGTCCGACGGCGTTCGCTGGCTGGGCAGGGCTCCTGATCACGATGATCAACCTGCTGCCGGTGGGTCAGCTCGATGGAGGGCACATCGCCTATGCGCTGTTCGGCCCGCGGCAGAACCGCCTCTCACGCGTGGTCCACCCGCTCCTCCTCGGCGTGGTCGCCTACAACCTGGTGAAATTTCTCCCTCCGGCCCTGTCCGCTGGGACTCGAGAAGCGCTGTGGCAGGCCATTGGAAACTCGAGCTTCTGGCTCGTCTGGTTCCTGCTGGTGCTGATGCTTCAGCGCCTCGGTGGGGGCGATCATCCACCCACCGATCCGGGAGAACTCTCACCGACGAGGCGGCTCGTCGCAGTGGTTTCGCTGGGGCTCTTCGTCGTGCTGTTCATGCCCACCCCCTGGTCCACGTACTGA
- the coaD gene encoding pantetheine-phosphate adenylyltransferase, which produces MAQDLLAVYAGSFDPLTFGHLDLIERASKLFDHVIIAIGRHPTKKPLFTYPERLDLLREVSRPFPNVRVDSFEGLLIDYCQRMGARAIVRGLRAATDFEYELQIAHANADMVPGVDTVFLPTRANYGFVSASLVREIASHGGDVSHYAPPVVCEALRAKFATPSKG; this is translated from the coding sequence ATGGCCCAGGATCTCCTCGCAGTCTATGCAGGCAGCTTCGACCCGCTGACCTTCGGGCATCTCGATTTGATCGAGCGCGCGTCGAAGCTGTTCGACCACGTGATCATCGCCATTGGCCGTCACCCGACGAAGAAACCTCTCTTCACCTATCCAGAGCGGCTCGACCTGCTGCGCGAGGTCTCTCGTCCGTTCCCCAATGTGCGGGTGGACTCGTTCGAAGGACTACTCATCGACTACTGCCAGCGGATGGGAGCCCGAGCGATCGTTCGTGGCCTGCGCGCAGCGACCGATTTCGAATACGAGCTCCAGATCGCCCACGCGAATGCCGACATGGTTCCTGGAGTCGACACGGTCTTCTTGCCGACGCGCGCCAATTACGGGTTCGTCTCCGCGTCGCTGGTGAGAGAGATCGCGAGCCACGGCGGTGACGTGAGCCATTATGCACCGCCCGTGGTGTGCGAGGCGCTCCGAGCCAAGTTCGCGACCCCCTCAAAAGGCTGA